A genomic stretch from Microbacterium proteolyticum includes:
- a CDS encoding endonuclease domain-containing protein — MPPPSRPVGPDAAFTVTEGVAYGLTRSTMRSARWATPHAGVRVEQSATALQRLAALQRALPAHAFFCGPTAAILHGFPLPGPLRSRAWEEPFIGVPTGCNRIRRPHTTGRMLSVAPHDVLDVDGIRCTSPLRTWAELAEFLGVGQLTAISDRLLSRRDPLASREDLERMHLRFLGGRGSKNRRLAVDFADGRSESPRESELRVLLVQAGLPVPESNVEIFDGARFVARVDMLYREHRLVIEYDGDHHRDPQQWSRDQSRRAELESLGYRMTVVTARDFDDLPALLARIRRLLAHTPA; from the coding sequence ATGCCGCCTCCGTCACGCCCCGTCGGACCCGACGCGGCCTTCACCGTCACCGAGGGCGTCGCGTACGGTCTGACGCGCAGCACGATGAGATCGGCGCGGTGGGCGACGCCCCACGCCGGTGTCCGCGTCGAGCAGAGCGCAACGGCGCTGCAACGGCTCGCAGCTTTGCAGCGCGCGCTGCCTGCGCACGCCTTCTTCTGCGGGCCCACGGCGGCCATCCTGCACGGGTTTCCCCTGCCCGGTCCCCTCCGCTCCCGCGCGTGGGAGGAGCCGTTCATCGGCGTGCCGACGGGTTGCAATCGCATCCGGCGCCCGCACACGACGGGGCGCATGCTGAGCGTCGCACCGCACGACGTCCTCGACGTCGACGGCATCCGGTGCACCTCCCCGCTGCGGACGTGGGCCGAGCTGGCCGAGTTCCTCGGGGTGGGACAGCTGACAGCGATCTCCGACCGTCTGCTCTCGCGGCGTGACCCACTCGCCAGTCGCGAGGATCTCGAGCGGATGCACCTCAGATTCCTGGGTGGCCGCGGATCGAAGAACCGTCGACTCGCGGTGGACTTCGCCGATGGACGCTCTGAATCGCCGAGAGAGTCCGAGCTCCGCGTGTTGCTGGTGCAGGCCGGGCTCCCCGTCCCGGAGAGCAACGTCGAGATCTTCGACGGGGCGCGATTCGTCGCTCGTGTCGACATGCTCTATCGCGAGCACCGCCTCGTGATCGAGTACGACGGCGACCACCATCGCGATCCGCAGCAGTGGAGCCGAGATCAATCGCGTCGGGCGGAGCTGGAGTCGCTCGGCTACCGCATGACCGTGGTGACGGCTCGCGACTTCGATGACCTGCCTGCCCTGCTCGCCCGCATCCGCCGGTTACTGGCGCACACACCCGCGTGA
- a CDS encoding MaoC/PaaZ C-terminal domain-containing protein, whose translation MIAFTVGDVIAERSVHLTRESLVRYAGASGDFNPIHYRDDVATAVGLPGVLAHGMLTMGIAVGTLAEALGDTGRIAEYGVRFTRPVVVDPETGADLHVSAKVGAVDDETARIDLTVTFAGTTVLGKAQVRVRLA comes from the coding sequence ATGATCGCATTCACCGTGGGCGACGTGATCGCCGAGCGTTCGGTCCACCTCACACGCGAGTCGCTGGTGCGCTACGCCGGCGCCTCGGGCGACTTCAACCCCATCCACTACCGCGATGACGTCGCGACAGCCGTGGGCCTGCCCGGCGTTCTCGCACACGGGATGCTGACGATGGGCATCGCCGTGGGCACCCTCGCCGAGGCGCTGGGCGACACAGGTCGCATCGCCGAGTACGGCGTACGGTTCACCCGCCCGGTCGTCGTTGACCCCGAGACCGGGGCCGACCTGCACGTGAGCGCCAAGGTGGGCGCGGTCGACGATGAGACCGCGCGCATCGACCTCACCGTCACGTTCGCCGGGACCACCGTGCTCGGCAAGGCGCAGGTGCGGGTGCGGCTGGCCTGA
- a CDS encoding UDP-N-acetylmuramate dehydrogenase: MPDVDPIPLSQLTTLRTGGVPAHLVDAHSAEELVEALRSVWADGDSWFVLGGGSNLFVGDEPFDGTVIRVRSTGIEELPGSDPDHVRLRVQAGHDWDALVAETVERGLAGIEAMSGIPGTVGAAPVQNIGAYGQEIVQTLVEVELIDEATGDVSVVSAAELGLGFRTSVLKQHYGSVPQRSAVILSVTLELERVGHGERPIAGEQLRGALGVAAGESVSLRWIRDHVLATRARKGMVLDAEDPDTWSAGSFFQNAIVSEAFARTLPAACPKWPMAPELDPVTVIPLAAFDGILPPPPVERREVKVSAAWLIENAGLSRGFRFPRSRAGLSTKHTLALTNRGEATAAEIAQLARFVQSRVAAEFGLILQPEPVLVGVEL; encoded by the coding sequence ATGCCCGACGTCGACCCGATCCCGCTGTCGCAGCTCACCACGCTCCGCACCGGTGGGGTGCCCGCCCATCTGGTCGACGCGCACTCCGCCGAGGAGCTCGTCGAGGCGCTCCGGTCCGTCTGGGCCGACGGCGACTCGTGGTTCGTGCTCGGCGGCGGTTCGAACCTCTTCGTCGGCGACGAGCCCTTCGACGGCACCGTCATCCGCGTGCGGTCGACCGGTATCGAGGAACTGCCGGGCTCAGATCCCGATCACGTGCGGCTGCGGGTCCAGGCCGGCCACGACTGGGACGCCCTCGTCGCCGAGACGGTCGAGCGCGGCCTTGCGGGAATCGAGGCCATGTCGGGCATCCCCGGCACGGTCGGGGCGGCACCCGTGCAGAACATCGGCGCGTACGGCCAGGAGATCGTGCAGACGCTGGTCGAGGTGGAGCTGATCGACGAAGCGACCGGCGACGTGTCGGTCGTCTCCGCGGCCGAGCTCGGTCTGGGCTTCCGCACCTCCGTGCTCAAGCAGCACTACGGCTCGGTGCCCCAGCGTTCCGCCGTCATCCTGTCGGTCACGCTCGAACTCGAGCGCGTCGGCCACGGCGAGCGTCCCATAGCCGGAGAACAGCTGCGCGGGGCCCTCGGGGTCGCTGCCGGCGAGAGCGTCTCCCTCCGGTGGATCCGCGATCACGTGCTCGCGACCCGTGCCCGCAAGGGCATGGTGCTCGACGCCGAAGACCCCGACACCTGGAGCGCCGGTTCCTTCTTCCAGAACGCCATCGTGTCGGAGGCATTCGCCCGCACCCTCCCGGCCGCGTGCCCGAAGTGGCCGATGGCGCCGGAGCTCGACCCCGTGACGGTGATCCCGCTCGCCGCGTTCGACGGCATCCTCCCGCCCCCGCCCGTCGAGCGGCGTGAGGTGAAGGTGAGCGCCGCCTGGCTCATCGAGAACGCCGGGCTCTCGCGCGGCTTCCGCTTCCCGCGTTCGCGCGCCGGTCTGTCGACGAAGCACACGCTGGCGCTGACGAACCGCGGCGAGGCCACCGCCGCCGAGATCGCCCAGCTCGCCCGCTTCGTGCAGAGCCGCGTCGCCGCCGAGTTCGGCCTCATCCTGCAGCCCGAGCCCGTCCTGGTCGGCGTAGAGCTCTAG